ACGGATCTCTCCGATCTCACCCATCTCCTTGGTATTGCTCGGCAAATGGGGCAAGGCCACCTGTGGCCCGATCTGGGAGACATCGAACTCCCTTATCTCCCCGTATTCCGCTCCAGGGTCGCTCTGGAAAAAACGGTATTCCCGTCCGGCCCTCTCTCTCACATACTCCTCTGTTACCCTGTCGGGAGGGAATATGCCGTTCTTGGCACCGGCCTCAATAGCCATATTGGCCATGGTGAAGCGCTCCTCCATGGGAAGCCCCTCCATGGTTTCTCCGCTGAACTCTATGGCCTTGTACAGGGCTCCGTCAACCCCTATCCTGCCGATGGTGAAAAGGATGAGGTCTTTCCCATCCACCCAGGGCGCAAGCCTCCCCCTGTAGACGATCTTGAGGGTCTCTGGAACTTTGAACCAGAGTTCACCTGTAATCATGACTGCCGCCAAGTCGGTACTCCCCACGCCCGTGGAAAATGCGCCCAAGGCCCCATAGGTACAGGTATGGCTGTCCGCTCCCACAACCAGATCACCCGGAAGGACAAGCCCCTGTTCGGGAAGGAGTGCATGTTCGATCCCTACCCGGCCCACTTCGTAGTAGTGGTCGATCTGCTGCTCCCTGGCAAAATCTCTCAGGATCCTACACTGTTCGGCCGACGGTATGTCCTTGTTCGGTGCAAAGTGGTCGGGGACCAGGACAAGCCTGCCCTTGTCAAAGACTCTTTTGGCACCGGCCTTTCTGAACCTGTCGATTGCTATGGGAGCGGTGATATCGTTACCCAGGGCAACGTCCACTTTCGCGTTTATGAGCTGGCCTGGATGGACCTCTTCCAGACCGGCATGGGCTGCAAGGATCTTCTCTGTTATGGTCATCTCCATGGTGATTCTGGCCTCCTTCTGCCTTCAACCGGCGCTACACCCAACCGCGTTGCGCTCCCGTCGAAGAGCCGGACACGAATACTCGAAAACGACCTGCCTCAAAGGGTCAAAGGGTATGCTCTATTCTAGCAGAACAAGCCGGGCTGTGCCATAGATAATACCAAAGCGGGAAAGAGGAATCCACCAGGGAGGGCATCGCTACCGCCTTCCACCGAGCCCTGCCGGTGGGGACCCGTGTCCACTATCCAAGAATTTGTCTCCTCCGTTCAACAGAGGCAACCAGATGCTAAGGACCACTCGTTTGGGTCTCGGTACGAGCCGGAGTGGGAAGAGGCCCGGGGGTAGCCCACCGAACATGAACAGGCTTTCCTGCTTGATCTTTTCAAAAAGCAGGATACACAGTCCACTTGAATAATCCAGGCATCCCTCGGCAATTCTTGCGTCATGGATACTCGCAAGTACTTCACCCGATCTTCGGTGAAGCCCTTCCTACTATTAGAAATCTTTTCAGGATTTTCTTCTATTCCTATCACTTATTTTTGGAGCATATCTTTTCTTTGCCAAATATAGTAAGGGCTTCTTTCCTTAATCCAGCCTTCATAGCCAAGTTCCTTGATCTTCAACAGATTCCTGTAAGGAGTATCGCCACAGCGCGGTCTCGGCTAGTGCTCATTACCTGTGTAGATCCACATTGGCTCTGTCTTGCCGGCCCTCACGAATCCAAGGGCTTCATAAAACTCTATTGCATCAACATCAGCGATCAAGATTTGCTGATGGAATCCGGAATATTTTTTCTTCAAAGCCTCCATCATTTTTCTCCCAATGCCCTTGCGTTGGTATTCCGGGTGCACCAACATGTGCGGATAATAAACAACCAAATACCCATCCGATATTGCATTAGCAATACCAACAAGCCTGCCTGATATACGCGCTGTCACGAGAGAATGAGAACCACGCAAAGCAGACAAAAGCAATTGAGGCTTCTCAGCCGATGACCATTTGTTAGCCTTATATATTTCCAGGACTTCTTCCTCTTCTATGTGTTCATTGAAGGCTACTTCGATTTGCATGCCACCTCCGATCCGTCTAATGAACAAATTCTCTCTGTCGCTCTCTGGGGTCGGGCCATTCTATCATATTGAATATTCTGAATAAACGTCCCCAAAATAGGTGTTTTTCGCCCCTATATCGTCTTTTTTGCCCCCCAAATAGGTGCCGTAGGGCGTTGATGCTTCCCGGAGCGGCTAGGCCTCATCAGTGCCTACGATCCGCCTTCCTTATGAACGTGGCTTGAAGTGACTCCGTAGTTCGATATGCTGAGTCCATAGGCCTTCCTGCCATTGAAGAGCCGATCAAGCCATCCGCGCAGATCTTTTGCGAACTTAAGCAACAATCCCCTCTGGTGGCATCGGCCCGTCAGGTGCCATACTTGCCCCGGGATATAGTATCTTTTGGCCTTTGCCATCGCTAACTCAAATGACCTACTTTCTGCCCCTGA
The sequence above is a segment of the Deltaproteobacteria bacterium genome. Coding sequences within it:
- the leuC gene encoding 3-isopropylmalate dehydratase large subunit is translated as MEMTITEKILAAHAGLEEVHPGQLINAKVDVALGNDITAPIAIDRFRKAGAKRVFDKGRLVLVPDHFAPNKDIPSAEQCRILRDFAREQQIDHYYEVGRVGIEHALLPEQGLVLPGDLVVGADSHTCTYGALGAFSTGVGSTDLAAVMITGELWFKVPETLKIVYRGRLAPWVDGKDLILFTIGRIGVDGALYKAIEFSGETMEGLPMEERFTMANMAIEAGAKNGIFPPDRVTEEYVRERAGREYRFFQSDPGAEYGEIREFDVSQIGPQVALPHLPSNTKEMGEIGEIRIDQAVIGSCTNGWLGDLRTAARVLRGHSVSPGVRLIVIPATPTIYRQAMKEGLFEIFLDAGAVISPPTCGPCLGGYMGVLAKGERAIATTNRNFVGRMGHPESEVYLSNPAVAAASAVLGRIGGPEELGLEE
- a CDS encoding GNAT family N-acetyltransferase; translation: MQIEVAFNEHIEEEEVLEIYKANKWSSAEKPQLLLSALRGSHSLVTARISGRLVGIANAISDGYLVVYYPHMLVHPEYQRKGIGRKMMEALKKKYSGFHQQILIADVDAIEFYEALGFVRAGKTEPMWIYTGNEH